One genomic region from Oceaniferula flava encodes:
- a CDS encoding MDR family NADPH-dependent oxidoreductase, with translation MIRSTYQSFGRANDVIELEEHIPYALTDGQIRVRMVAAPINPADINFIQGNYGIRPELPCTPGIEGAGEVLESRSDRFSEGDKVIFIRGVGSWSEEMVCPAENALKIPAETPMDQAAMLKVNPLTAWSMLTQFRNLPKNSWVIQNAANSGVGTCVIQIAKLLGLRTINLVRRKELVDGLMDLGADLVLLDNAESIAHVKEVTQDAPPALALNAVGGDSALRLMDALGERGTHVTYGAMSMKSLKVPNKFLIFKRIELHGYWMSEWIKEQEPGMVEGVYQQLAQWIVEGKIVQDIDSRYPLTDIQSALTRAQESRRNGKVLLEMS, from the coding sequence ATGATCCGATCCACCTACCAAAGCTTCGGCCGCGCCAACGATGTCATCGAGCTCGAGGAGCACATCCCCTACGCCCTCACCGATGGCCAGATCCGTGTCCGCATGGTCGCCGCGCCCATCAACCCCGCCGATATCAATTTCATCCAAGGGAACTACGGCATCCGTCCTGAATTACCGTGCACTCCTGGTATCGAAGGCGCAGGCGAGGTGTTAGAATCGCGCTCGGACCGATTTAGCGAAGGCGACAAAGTCATCTTCATTCGCGGTGTCGGATCCTGGTCCGAGGAGATGGTGTGCCCTGCTGAAAATGCATTGAAGATCCCTGCCGAGACGCCCATGGATCAGGCCGCCATGCTCAAGGTGAATCCCCTCACCGCGTGGTCGATGCTTACCCAGTTCCGCAACCTTCCGAAAAATAGCTGGGTGATCCAGAATGCCGCGAACTCAGGTGTGGGCACTTGTGTAATCCAAATTGCCAAACTTCTTGGTCTGCGCACCATCAACTTGGTTCGCCGCAAAGAGCTGGTTGACGGACTGATGGACCTCGGCGCCGACCTTGTGTTGTTAGACAATGCCGAATCGATCGCCCACGTCAAGGAAGTCACCCAGGACGCACCTCCCGCCCTGGCTTTAAATGCCGTCGGCGGAGATAGCGCACTACGCCTAATGGACGCCCTCGGCGAGCGTGGCACCCACGTCACCTACGGAGCCATGAGCATGAAGAGTCTCAAGGTGCCTAACAAGTTCCTGATTTTCAAACGAATCGAGCTTCACGGCTACTGGATGTCGGAATGGATCAAGGAACAAGAGCCCGGCATGGTCGAGGGAGTTTATCAGCAGCTAGCGCAATGGATTGTGGAGGGAAAAATCGTCCAAGACATTGATAGTCGCTACCCATTGACCGATATCCAAAGCGCCCTTACACGCGCCCAAGAGAGTCGGCGTAACGGCAAGGTGCTGCTTGAAATGAGCTGA
- a CDS encoding CAP domain-containing protein has translation MKLRPLIHFLFLPLLLISPLHAMSTGDEVMAALKEKVDGEGDFDEIYDSVDDLPINEVNALFKKIDKIWPRMRDSWISDFSRLAKDSSSKSSDQKKYVRELREELAAMKDLEDGPMKTVLKKRGMPILNELRKILLPKTADVLATTDAENKKKRRTLVAIAGLRDALIKAAIIPSTTSSMAELKEAEQSVTRSISGLDRKGLKVMESNFKVAKRKKVPEAERIGVADANLMRLLAGYTALEIDPKLCETGRDHSKDMETHNFFAHMSPVKGKRTPGDRAKNFGTRGNGENIYMGNESPLAANKAWFYSPGHHRNLFRPNWKVIGMGRHNRHWTQMFF, from the coding sequence ATGAAATTACGTCCACTCATCCATTTCCTATTCCTGCCACTGCTGCTTATTTCTCCGCTTCACGCCATGTCCACAGGGGACGAAGTCATGGCTGCGCTGAAAGAGAAGGTCGATGGCGAAGGCGACTTCGATGAAATCTACGATTCGGTGGACGATCTTCCGATCAACGAGGTCAATGCGCTCTTTAAGAAAATCGACAAAATCTGGCCTCGTATGCGCGACTCCTGGATCTCCGACTTCAGCCGACTTGCCAAGGACTCCTCCAGCAAGTCATCCGATCAGAAAAAATACGTCCGCGAGCTGCGCGAGGAACTGGCCGCCATGAAAGATCTCGAAGACGGGCCGATGAAAACGGTGTTGAAAAAGCGCGGCATGCCGATCTTGAACGAACTGCGTAAGATCTTGCTCCCTAAAACTGCCGACGTGCTCGCCACCACCGATGCCGAAAATAAGAAGAAGCGCCGCACCCTGGTCGCCATCGCCGGCCTGCGTGACGCCCTGATCAAAGCCGCCATCATCCCCAGCACCACCAGCTCGATGGCCGAACTCAAGGAGGCCGAGCAGTCGGTGACCCGCTCAATCTCAGGACTCGACCGCAAAGGCCTCAAGGTCATGGAAAGCAACTTCAAGGTGGCAAAACGAAAGAAAGTCCCGGAAGCCGAGCGCATTGGTGTGGCTGATGCCAACCTCATGCGCCTGCTCGCCGGCTACACCGCCTTGGAGATCGATCCCAAACTCTGCGAGACCGGTCGCGATCACTCGAAGGACATGGAGACGCACAACTTCTTCGCCCACATGTCACCAGTGAAAGGCAAACGCACACCAGGCGACCGCGCCAAGAATTTCGGCACCCGCGGCAATGGCGAAAACATCTACATGGGCAACGAAAGCCCACTGGCGGCGAACAAAGCCTGGTTTTACTCACCGGGCCACCACCGCAACTTGTTCCGCCCAAATTGGAAGGTCATCGGCATGGGCCGACACAACCGCCACTGGACGCAAATGTTCTTCTAA
- a CDS encoding Glu/Leu/Phe/Val family dehydrogenase: protein MANDIFQMASTQFDRAADYLDLDQSVRERCKWPKRLITVTVPVQRDNGDTEVFFGYRVQHHLSRGPVKGGLRFHPNVSIGEVAALAMWMNWKCALMGLPYGGGKGGIACDPRSMSTRELENMTRRFTTEMLPFIGPETDVMAPDMGTNAQTMAWITDVYSTHAGHLVPSIVTGKPVELLGSEGRTQATGHGVAFTISRAFYKLGIEDTKATAIIQGFGNVGAHAAYTLARYGVTITGISDITGAIWNPKGIDINQLTEHVAKTHGVKDFPGADAIDPEEMLTQPCDALVPAALEQVIHADNAGKLQCRVLAEAANGPTTPEADTILEERGDIFLIPDVLCNAGGVTVSYFEWVQNLQHYQWSEQEVLSKLETMLEKAFENVMHFAETNQMSHRVAALALGVHEVAKVKATRGLFP, encoded by the coding sequence ATGGCCAACGATATCTTTCAAATGGCATCCACCCAGTTCGACCGCGCCGCCGACTACCTGGATCTCGACCAATCGGTTAGAGAACGATGCAAGTGGCCGAAGCGCCTGATCACCGTGACGGTGCCGGTGCAACGCGACAATGGCGACACCGAAGTCTTCTTTGGCTACCGGGTGCAACACCACCTGTCACGTGGCCCGGTCAAGGGAGGTCTCCGCTTTCACCCGAACGTATCCATCGGTGAAGTTGCCGCCCTCGCCATGTGGATGAACTGGAAATGCGCCCTCATGGGACTGCCCTACGGTGGCGGTAAAGGTGGCATCGCCTGTGATCCCAGATCGATGAGCACCCGCGAGCTGGAAAACATGACCCGCCGTTTCACCACCGAGATGCTGCCCTTCATTGGCCCGGAGACCGATGTCATGGCTCCGGACATGGGCACCAACGCCCAGACCATGGCCTGGATCACCGATGTCTACTCCACCCATGCTGGCCACCTCGTTCCCAGCATCGTCACCGGCAAGCCGGTCGAATTGTTAGGGTCCGAGGGAAGAACGCAGGCCACAGGGCACGGCGTGGCATTCACGATTTCACGCGCATTTTACAAACTTGGCATTGAGGACACCAAGGCCACGGCCATCATCCAGGGCTTTGGCAACGTCGGTGCGCATGCTGCCTACACCCTCGCACGCTACGGCGTCACCATCACCGGGATCTCAGACATTACCGGCGCGATTTGGAACCCGAAGGGCATTGATATCAATCAACTGACCGAACATGTCGCCAAGACCCACGGCGTCAAAGATTTCCCTGGCGCGGATGCCATCGACCCGGAAGAAATGCTGACCCAGCCCTGCGATGCACTGGTGCCGGCCGCTCTCGAGCAGGTGATCCATGCCGACAATGCCGGCAAGCTGCAATGCCGCGTGCTGGCCGAAGCCGCCAACGGCCCCACCACGCCAGAGGCCGATACCATCCTCGAGGAACGCGGCGATATTTTCCTCATCCCCGATGTACTTTGCAACGCCGGCGGTGTCACCGTTTCTTACTTCGAGTGGGTGCAGAACCTGCAACACTACCAGTGGAGCGAGCAGGAGGTGCTCAGTAAGCTGGAGACGATGTTAGAAAAAGCATTTGAAAATGTCATGCACTTCGCAGAGACCAATCAGATGTCTCACCGCGTCGCCGCGCTCGCCCTCGGTGTCCATGAAGTCGCCAAAGTCAAAGCGACCCGCGGTCTGTTCCCTTAA
- the gluQRS gene encoding tRNA glutamyl-Q(34) synthetase GluQRS: MTTRFAPSPTGLLHLGHAYAAMFARDLAHSQGGAFLLRYEDIDGTRVRDEYYLDIERDLAWLGIQWDGTPLRQTDRLTDYAMAINLLKARGVVYPCFCTRREIQEEIQAMDGAPQGPEGPLYPGTCRNLSPEQRQHRIDAGEPHCWRLDTMAAAEQTGPLSFTDRIQGKIDVDPSLLGDVILARKDIATSYHIAVVVDDAMQEISDVTRGEDLLASTHVHRLLQELLGLPEPIYHHHRLILDAEGKRLAKRDKALSIQTLRERGASPEEVLQMVQP; the protein is encoded by the coding sequence ATGACCACCCGCTTTGCACCATCACCCACTGGCCTCCTCCACCTCGGCCACGCCTATGCGGCGATGTTCGCCCGTGATCTGGCTCACTCACAGGGCGGTGCTTTTTTACTCCGTTACGAAGACATCGATGGCACCCGCGTGCGCGATGAATACTACTTGGATATCGAACGCGATCTAGCGTGGTTAGGGATTCAATGGGACGGAACCCCACTGCGCCAGACCGATCGCCTGACCGACTACGCCATGGCGATCAACTTGCTTAAAGCGCGCGGCGTCGTCTACCCCTGCTTCTGCACCCGCCGCGAGATTCAGGAGGAAATCCAAGCCATGGACGGCGCTCCGCAGGGACCGGAAGGGCCTCTCTACCCAGGCACCTGTCGGAATCTCAGCCCGGAGCAGCGCCAGCACCGAATCGACGCTGGCGAGCCGCACTGCTGGCGACTCGACACGATGGCTGCCGCGGAACAGACCGGACCACTGAGCTTTACCGATCGGATCCAAGGCAAGATCGACGTCGATCCATCCCTGCTGGGAGATGTCATTCTCGCCCGCAAGGACATCGCCACCTCCTACCACATCGCCGTGGTGGTGGACGATGCGATGCAGGAAATCAGCGATGTCACCCGCGGCGAGGATCTGCTGGCATCGACCCATGTGCATCGCCTGCTGCAGGAGCTGCTGGGCCTGCCGGAACCGATCTACCATCACCACCGCCTGATCCTCGACGCCGAAGGCAAACGATTGGCAAAAAGAGACAAGGCGCTCAGCATTCAGACACTCAGGGAGCGCGGAGCATCCCCTGAGGAAGTGCTGCAGATGGTTCAGCCGTGA
- a CDS encoding type II secretion system protein, giving the protein MKLTKKHMSKGFTLVELLVVIAIIAALAAMATPVIMKQKKKADMTTATNNAKQIFLLMVEFDDDFGGFPSDDTAAADVDLNGYTGTYSNDYLGQFLAGGYVQSEEIFYAKSGSVSDTNKKPDNVYNTKGKTLEAGECGFSYVKDQSTSGNSGIPILMAPMDSTSKFKEDPYGGKAVVLRIDGSVQTLRLSKTFEAKLPSGNTLFDTGDDSVWGDETPEVINAE; this is encoded by the coding sequence ATGAAACTAACTAAAAAACATATGAGCAAGGGCTTCACTCTGGTGGAGCTTCTCGTTGTGATTGCCATTATCGCGGCACTCGCAGCCATGGCGACTCCCGTCATCATGAAACAGAAGAAGAAAGCCGACATGACAACGGCTACCAACAACGCCAAGCAGATCTTCCTGCTGATGGTTGAGTTCGATGATGACTTCGGCGGATTCCCAAGTGACGACACCGCTGCTGCGGATGTCGACCTGAACGGCTACACCGGAACTTACTCTAACGACTACCTTGGCCAGTTCCTCGCAGGTGGCTACGTCCAGTCTGAAGAGATCTTCTACGCCAAATCCGGTTCCGTTTCTGACACCAACAAAAAGCCAGATAACGTTTACAACACCAAAGGCAAGACCCTGGAAGCAGGTGAGTGTGGTTTCTCCTACGTGAAAGACCAGTCCACCAGCGGTAACTCCGGTATCCCAATCCTGATGGCTCCTATGGACAGCACCAGCAAGTTCAAGGAAGATCCATACGGTGGTAAGGCAGTTGTTCTTCGTATTGACGGTTCCGTGCAGACTCTGCGTCTGAGCAAAACCTTCGAAGCCAAGCTTCCTTCCGGTAACACTCTGTTCGACACCGGTGACGACTCTGTCTGGGGTGACGAAACTCCAGAGGTTATCAACGCTGAGTAA
- a CDS encoding metal ABC transporter ATP-binding protein, with protein sequence MSNCKHQHEDGQTHQLDVEGVCVSYRKNRVLEDISFSTRCGNCLALVGPNGAGKSTLLKAIAGLVKRSHGSIRWSGEDNMKCRGGEFAYLPQFEEVSWDFPITVRGVVEMGRYPQLGPWRKFGEQDSAAVNSALEMMEMDGELANRQINELSGGQKQRVFIARAVAQQAHVLLLDEPFTGLDRNHMANLARLLRMLAGENRLVIASHHDLNSAHEIFDEALLLNRTMIAQGPCASTLTEENLDRTFSKDN encoded by the coding sequence ATGAGTAACTGTAAACATCAGCACGAAGACGGCCAAACGCATCAGCTGGATGTGGAGGGTGTCTGTGTGTCGTATCGAAAAAACCGGGTGCTCGAGGACATCTCGTTCAGCACGCGCTGTGGCAACTGCCTCGCACTGGTGGGTCCGAACGGGGCGGGGAAAAGCACTTTGTTGAAAGCCATTGCTGGTCTGGTGAAGCGCAGTCACGGCAGCATCCGCTGGTCGGGCGAAGATAATATGAAATGCCGAGGCGGTGAGTTTGCCTACCTTCCCCAGTTCGAGGAAGTCAGCTGGGATTTCCCTATCACCGTGCGTGGTGTGGTGGAGATGGGGCGTTACCCCCAGCTCGGACCATGGCGGAAATTTGGCGAGCAAGACAGCGCCGCCGTGAACTCCGCCTTGGAAATGATGGAGATGGATGGCGAGCTGGCCAATCGCCAGATCAACGAACTCTCCGGCGGCCAGAAGCAGCGGGTGTTCATCGCCCGGGCAGTGGCGCAGCAGGCGCATGTTTTGTTGTTAGACGAGCCGTTCACCGGTCTCGACCGCAATCATATGGCCAACCTTGCGCGCTTGCTGAGAATGCTCGCGGGTGAAAACCGCCTGGTGATCGCCTCGCACCACGATCTGAACTCGGCGCACGAAATCTTTGACGAAGCCCTGCTGTTGAACCGGACCATGATCGCTCAAGGCCCATGCGCCAGCACGCTGACGGAGGAGAACCTGGATCGCACCTTCTCCAAAGACAACTAA
- a CDS encoding metal ABC transporter permease, with protein MDQLLQILDMPFFKRALLAAALIGFTNGFVSGFVLLRRSSLVLSALSHTMLPGIVAVVLITGTLNQGGAFVGALLAALAVGLGSVMVTRKTRLPQSTALAIFFTCAFALGVVMLEYAETAQNLEEWLFGSILSVGDNDLLVFFGIAFFTLIASTLFMRPILLTLFEPNVAAVQGVYVRGVNYLLYAMMIVALMASFQAVGSVLSIGLMVVPGAIVSLFTNNTRWLFWGGGAIGSIGSVAAVVLSVIFNIPTGPAIVLVLGALFAVAYFVNPNSGLFSRAQEQPLQPKHQL; from the coding sequence ATGGATCAGTTACTGCAAATATTAGACATGCCGTTCTTTAAGCGCGCGTTGTTGGCGGCCGCGCTGATTGGCTTTACCAATGGCTTTGTCAGCGGATTTGTGCTGCTGCGCAGAAGCTCGCTGGTGCTCAGTGCGCTCAGTCACACCATGCTGCCCGGCATCGTTGCCGTGGTGTTGATCACCGGCACGCTGAACCAGGGCGGAGCTTTTGTCGGTGCCCTGTTAGCGGCGCTCGCGGTGGGTTTGGGGTCGGTAATGGTCACGCGCAAGACCCGTCTGCCACAGAGCACTGCGCTGGCGATTTTCTTCACCTGTGCCTTCGCCCTGGGTGTGGTGATGTTAGAATACGCCGAGACCGCGCAGAACCTCGAAGAGTGGCTGTTTGGCAGCATTCTCTCAGTGGGCGATAACGATCTGCTGGTGTTCTTCGGCATCGCTTTTTTCACCCTCATCGCATCCACCCTCTTTATGCGGCCGATCTTGCTGACCTTGTTCGAGCCGAATGTGGCAGCAGTGCAGGGGGTCTATGTGCGTGGAGTCAACTACCTGCTGTATGCCATGATGATTGTGGCCCTGATGGCCAGTTTCCAAGCAGTAGGATCCGTGCTTTCCATCGGTTTAATGGTCGTGCCCGGTGCGATCGTCTCTTTGTTCACTAACAACACCCGGTGGCTGTTCTGGGGCGGTGGAGCAATTGGTTCCATCGGCTCAGTGGCCGCCGTGGTCCTCTCGGTGATTTTCAATATTCCCACAGGGCCGGCCATCGTGCTGGTGCTCGGTGCGCTCTTTGCCGTGGCATATTTCGTGAATCCTAACAGCGGCTTATTCAGTCGTGCTCAAGAACAACCTCTCCAACCAAAACATCAATTATGA
- a CDS encoding metal ABC transporter substrate-binding protein: protein MKASKVFQVVVATWLLLVGGVSAQIKVASLHPLISDVARNVGGQHATIVQLIEPHADPHHFRPTPKDLTKARGAVLYLASGKNLETYLDKLRSTLGKGVPVIEVGRKIPSEKISGRNSQYVCCPQHANGSIDPHWWHRVSNMQKAARIIASEFGKVDPAHAKIYKANAAAYSRRLEALDAWVKREVSRIPRSNRILTTAHAAFGYYCKEYGFKSLPVKGLTASHKTSAAYQAQAIQEIRKNHVKAIFPELRANPKAIAVISRETGVKLGGSLVADGASNYEKMMRDNTNKIVAALAR, encoded by the coding sequence ATGAAAGCAAGCAAGGTTTTTCAAGTCGTTGTGGCAACGTGGTTGCTGCTGGTCGGTGGGGTTTCTGCGCAGATTAAAGTCGCGAGTTTGCACCCGCTGATTTCCGATGTCGCTCGTAATGTAGGTGGCCAGCACGCCACGATCGTGCAGCTGATCGAGCCCCATGCCGATCCCCATCATTTCCGCCCGACGCCCAAAGACCTGACTAAGGCCAGAGGCGCGGTGCTCTACTTGGCGAGTGGTAAGAATCTCGAAACGTATTTGGATAAACTTCGCAGCACCCTCGGCAAAGGCGTCCCCGTCATTGAAGTGGGCCGCAAGATTCCCTCGGAGAAAATCAGCGGTCGCAATAGCCAGTATGTCTGCTGCCCGCAGCACGCGAATGGCTCAATTGATCCACACTGGTGGCACCGTGTCAGCAACATGCAGAAAGCTGCACGTATCATCGCCTCTGAATTTGGCAAAGTGGATCCTGCCCATGCCAAAATCTACAAGGCAAACGCCGCCGCCTACTCCCGTCGGCTCGAAGCTCTCGATGCCTGGGTGAAACGCGAGGTGAGCAGAATCCCCCGCAGCAACCGCATCCTGACCACCGCCCACGCCGCCTTCGGTTACTACTGCAAAGAGTATGGATTCAAGTCCCTGCCGGTGAAAGGTCTGACCGCCAGTCACAAAACCAGCGCCGCCTATCAGGCCCAGGCGATTCAAGAAATCCGCAAGAATCACGTGAAGGCCATCTTCCCAGAGCTGCGGGCAAATCCAAAAGCCATCGCGGTGATCTCCAGAGAGACTGGCGTGAAGTTGGGCGGCAGCCTCGTGGCTGACGGTGCATCGAACTACGAGAAGATGATGCGCGATAATACCAACAAGATCGTAGCAGCACTGGCTAGATAA
- the rph gene encoding ribonuclease PH: protein MIRPDGREFDQLRPISFQSGIAPNATGSVLVSFGNTRVICAATVQEDVPRWMKYQKVGGGWLTAEYNMLPYSTLDRKQRDISTGRLDGRSSEIQRLIGRSLRAVVDLKKLGPRTIWLDCDVLQADGGTRTASVTGGCVAIAIALNKLMADGKIKTFPMKKLITGISAGIYQDTAILDLDYPEDKDASVDFNVVMTEDLEFVEMQGSGEEAVFTDEQMAAMLSLARKGVKEITALQKQAILDADQASLTDLKSLADSFKRP, encoded by the coding sequence ATGATTAGACCCGACGGCCGTGAATTCGACCAACTCCGCCCCATTTCCTTCCAATCCGGTATCGCCCCCAATGCCACCGGTTCCGTGTTAGTCTCATTTGGAAACACCCGCGTCATCTGCGCAGCCACCGTGCAGGAGGATGTGCCACGCTGGATGAAGTATCAAAAAGTTGGCGGTGGCTGGCTCACCGCCGAGTACAATATGCTCCCCTACTCCACCCTCGATCGCAAACAGCGCGACATCTCCACCGGCCGCCTCGATGGTCGCTCGTCCGAGATCCAGCGCCTGATCGGAAGATCGCTGCGGGCAGTGGTCGATCTGAAAAAACTCGGCCCCCGCACGATCTGGCTCGATTGTGATGTGCTACAGGCCGACGGCGGCACCCGCACCGCCTCGGTGACCGGTGGCTGCGTCGCCATCGCCATCGCCCTGAACAAACTCATGGCCGATGGCAAAATCAAAACCTTCCCCATGAAAAAACTGATCACCGGCATCAGCGCTGGGATTTATCAGGACACCGCCATTCTTGATCTCGATTACCCGGAGGATAAGGACGCCAGCGTCGATTTCAACGTCGTCATGACCGAGGACCTCGAGTTCGTGGAAATGCAGGGAAGTGGTGAAGAAGCGGTTTTCACCGACGAACAAATGGCAGCCATGCTCAGCCTCGCGCGCAAGGGTGTGAAAGAGATCACCGCGCTGCAGAAACAAGCCATTCTGGACGCGGACCAGGCATCCTTAACCGACCTTAAAAGCTTAGCTGACAGCTTCAAACGTCCGTAA
- the tadA gene encoding tRNA adenosine(34) deaminase TadA: MVDFQTDGFFMQQALREARKAYAAQEVPIGAVIVKDEKIIARAWNQVETLKDATAHAEMLALTAAQNAIGDWRLEGCTLYVTKEPCPMCAGAIVHCRPDRVVYGLPDPKGGAAGGWINLLESNPPLNHRCDTEVGVMQDECLALLQSFFREARERKKEEKRLRRLEEQA, from the coding sequence ATGGTGGATTTTCAGACCGATGGCTTTTTCATGCAGCAGGCGCTGCGCGAAGCCAGGAAGGCCTATGCGGCACAGGAAGTGCCAATTGGTGCGGTGATCGTGAAGGACGAAAAAATCATCGCGCGGGCGTGGAATCAGGTCGAGACGCTGAAGGATGCCACGGCGCATGCCGAAATGCTGGCATTGACGGCGGCGCAAAATGCCATCGGCGATTGGCGACTGGAGGGCTGCACTCTCTATGTCACCAAGGAGCCCTGCCCCATGTGCGCCGGCGCGATTGTGCACTGTCGGCCCGATCGCGTGGTCTACGGTCTGCCCGACCCCAAAGGTGGCGCGGCCGGGGGCTGGATCAATTTGCTCGAATCCAACCCGCCGCTGAACCACCGCTGCGACACCGAGGTCGGGGTGATGCAGGATGAATGTCTGGCACTGCTGCAGAGCTTCTTCCGCGAAGCCCGTGAACGGAAGAAGGAGGAAAAACGTCTACGCCGCCTGGAAGAGCAGGCTTAG
- the lpxK gene encoding tetraacyldisaccharide 4'-kinase, with protein sequence MGESLQELEQWGTDVIFGRARGFRATMMRLFLWMLSGIYRAGVAFRLSRFRRGAVDQQYLGTQVISIGNITVGGTGKTPVVELFARTLRERGRKPAILSRGYKSKKLPEPQEWIAKESGELIPDDEMPKVVSDGGAPRLKVAHAGDEPWMLAKNLPGVSVVVDKNRVKGGSFAVRELESDILILDDGLQYLNLAHSIDVVLVDQNAPFGTGQMLPRGTLREPAKNLCRADYIFITKCDGSSNEELIRKIRRHNRHAEIIECTHGPQHLENLFTGERVPLDFLDQKYVAAISGIAVPESFEKILRNLGARVEFHRVFSDHHSFNQKDIDNFMNRCMQRDIEMIVTTEKDAVRFMKPTELDVPVYFLRIEVDILKGQEVWERIVDRICGEKAAIDPLLLRAMAS encoded by the coding sequence ATGGGAGAATCGCTGCAAGAACTGGAACAATGGGGCACCGATGTCATCTTCGGCAGGGCTCGTGGTTTCAGGGCGACTATGATGCGCCTCTTTCTTTGGATGCTCTCCGGGATTTATCGCGCCGGAGTGGCCTTTCGCCTCAGTCGTTTCCGCCGGGGCGCGGTCGATCAGCAATATCTCGGCACCCAGGTGATCAGCATCGGAAATATTACCGTGGGTGGCACGGGCAAGACGCCCGTGGTGGAGCTGTTTGCCCGCACGTTACGTGAGCGCGGTCGGAAGCCCGCCATTCTCAGCCGTGGTTATAAAAGTAAAAAGCTGCCCGAGCCCCAGGAGTGGATTGCCAAGGAAAGTGGCGAGCTGATCCCGGACGATGAAATGCCCAAGGTGGTCAGCGACGGTGGCGCACCCCGACTCAAGGTCGCCCACGCCGGCGATGAGCCATGGATGCTGGCGAAGAATCTTCCCGGCGTATCCGTGGTGGTCGATAAAAACCGGGTCAAGGGAGGCAGCTTCGCCGTGCGCGAGCTGGAAAGCGATATTCTAATCCTCGATGACGGCCTGCAATACCTCAATCTGGCGCACTCGATCGATGTGGTTCTGGTGGATCAAAATGCCCCTTTCGGCACCGGCCAGATGCTGCCGCGCGGCACCCTGCGCGAGCCGGCAAAGAATCTCTGCCGCGCCGACTATATCTTCATCACCAAGTGCGATGGCAGCTCGAACGAAGAGCTGATCCGCAAGATTCGCCGACACAACCGCCATGCGGAAATTATCGAGTGCACCCACGGGCCGCAGCATTTGGAGAACTTGTTCACCGGCGAGCGTGTGCCGCTGGATTTCCTCGATCAGAAATACGTCGCCGCCATTTCCGGCATCGCGGTGCCGGAGAGCTTCGAGAAGATCCTAAGAAACCTGGGCGCCCGGGTGGAATTCCACCGCGTGTTCTCCGATCACCACTCGTTCAATCAAAAGGACATCGATAACTTCATGAACCGCTGCATGCAGCGCGACATCGAGATGATTGTCACCACGGAAAAAGACGCCGTCCGCTTTATGAAACCCACCGAGCTCGATGTGCCGGTCTATTTCCTCCGCATCGAGGTGGATATCCTCAAAGGGCAGGAGGTTTGGGAGCGGATTGTCGATCGGATTTGCGGAGAAAAAGCCGCCATCGACCCGCTGTTACTGCGCGCCATGGCGAGTTGA
- a CDS encoding DUF456 domain-containing protein, whose translation MADYLPIIGSSLAWIVTVCLLISGFIGTLVPFLPGHLIIFLAAVGHWLMLREDSGVEWWTFAVLALLLIVSQVLEFLSGAMGTRWFGGSRWGAAGALIGGIVGMFFMPFGLILGPLIGAMLFEFSFAKKEVRESTVSGVGSVLGTVAGLIVKVIVGVMMIVWFVVDVFWISAA comes from the coding sequence ATGGCCGACTATCTCCCCATCATTGGTTCCAGCCTCGCCTGGATCGTCACTGTCTGCTTGCTGATTTCAGGCTTCATCGGGACCTTGGTGCCATTTTTGCCAGGGCATCTGATCATTTTCCTCGCTGCCGTAGGCCACTGGCTGATGCTGCGTGAGGATTCCGGCGTCGAGTGGTGGACCTTTGCCGTGCTTGCGTTGCTGCTGATTGTGTCCCAGGTGCTCGAATTTCTCAGTGGAGCGATGGGGACACGCTGGTTCGGCGGTAGTCGCTGGGGTGCTGCGGGCGCACTGATTGGTGGGATTGTGGGGATGTTCTTCATGCCCTTCGGCCTGATTCTCGGACCACTGATCGGAGCGATGCTGTTTGAGTTTTCCTTTGCCAAGAAGGAGGTTCGGGAATCGACCGTGTCGGGCGTCGGCTCCGTGCTCGGCACCGTGGCCGGTCTGATCGTGAAAGTCATCGTCGGGGTGATGATGATCGTCTGGTTCGTCGTCGATGTGTTCTGGATCTCCGCTGCTTAG